A genome region from Spirochaetae bacterium HGW-Spirochaetae-1 includes the following:
- a CDS encoding flagellar hook assembly protein FlgD — MNSTELSRAKIQVNEANKKIGVNFEGEKNQMSKDSFLKLLVTELRHQDPTRPMEDKEFVAQMAQFSSLEQITNLNKEIHSLIRSSESTQAFNMLGKVVDALDPVTNTRISGPVSSVFYADEQIKLKIGANEISINAVHAVRNPAEKENN, encoded by the coding sequence ATGAACTCCACGGAGTTGAGCAGAGCGAAGATACAGGTAAACGAGGCGAATAAAAAAATCGGCGTCAATTTCGAGGGTGAAAAAAACCAGATGAGCAAGGATTCCTTTCTGAAACTGCTTGTCACGGAACTGCGCCACCAGGACCCCACAAGGCCCATGGAAGACAAGGAATTTGTAGCCCAGATGGCTCAGTTCTCATCCCTGGAACAAATTACAAATCTTAACAAGGAAATACATTCACTCATCAGAAGTTCCGAATCAACCCAGGCCTTCAATATGCTCGGCAAGGTAGTGGACGCTCTTGATCCGGTAACCAATACTCGTATTTCCGGTCCCGTATCATCGGTCTTCTATGCCGATGAGCAGATCAAACTCAAAATAGGGGCAAATGAAATATCAATCAATGCCGTTCATGCCGTGCGAAATCCGGCGGAGAAAGAGAATAATTAA
- the nifU gene encoding Fe-S cluster assembly protein NifU produces the protein MWDYTDKVKELYIHPKNVGKIDNADAVAEVGSIVCGDALKLYLKIDANHVITEAKFETFGCGSAIASSSALTEMVVGKTVEEAEKITNQDIAKFLGGLPEEKMHCSVMGNEALEKAIKSWRGEDISHDEDVEGEIVCQCFGVTDPLIRKVIRENNLKSIEDVTHYTKAGGACGACIHKIEDILNEELDQAAVTAKKPDSRKPLTNIKRMQLVEETITDVIRPELQKDGGDIELVDMDGKKVFVALRGSCSNCVVSSVTLKNLVEAKLREFVEEDIEVIETR, from the coding sequence ATGTGGGATTATACTGATAAAGTAAAGGAATTATATATACACCCCAAAAACGTTGGGAAAATTGATAACGCCGATGCTGTTGCCGAGGTGGGAAGCATTGTCTGCGGAGATGCCCTGAAGCTGTATCTTAAAATAGATGCGAATCATGTGATCACCGAAGCTAAATTCGAAACCTTCGGGTGCGGCAGTGCCATTGCCTCGTCCTCGGCCCTCACTGAGATGGTTGTCGGCAAGACCGTGGAAGAGGCGGAAAAAATTACCAATCAGGATATCGCCAAATTTCTTGGGGGACTTCCCGAGGAGAAAATGCATTGCTCGGTCATGGGCAATGAGGCGCTGGAAAAGGCCATCAAGTCATGGCGGGGCGAGGATATTTCCCACGATGAAGACGTGGAGGGTGAGATCGTATGCCAGTGTTTCGGCGTAACCGATCCTCTCATAAGAAAGGTCATCCGGGAAAATAATCTGAAGTCCATCGAGGATGTGACGCACTATACCAAGGCCGGCGGTGCCTGCGGTGCCTGTATCCATAAGATCGAGGATATTCTCAATGAAGAACTGGACCAGGCAGCTGTCACGGCTAAAAAACCCGATTCACGCAAGCCCCTGACGAATATCAAGCGGATGCAGCTCGTCGAGGAAACCATAACGGATGTTATACGCCCCGAACTTCAGAAAGACGGCGGCGATATTGAGCTGGTGGACATGGACGGGAAAAAGGTTTTTGTTGCTCTCAGGGGGAGCTGCTCCAACTGTGTGGTGTCCAGCGTGACACTGAAGAACCTGGTGGAAGCGAAACTCCGCGAGTTCGTCGAAGAAGATATTGAAGTGATAGAGACGCGGTAA
- a CDS encoding RNA methyltransferase produces the protein MAEQIVKLTHEEIKSARPALEDLKLLERLPVSVIAENIRSLYNVGSLFRTSDGAGVEHLYLTGYTGYPPRKEIDKTALGSVESVPWTHCPDTAGSILNLRAQGYQIVTLEHTDRSVPYTEAPYRFPLCLVLGNEVSGITDDIVAKSDLSVEIPMFGVKQSLNVSVAYGIVVYHLVQEYKGISNN, from the coding sequence ATGGCTGAACAAATCGTTAAACTGACCCATGAGGAGATAAAATCTGCTCGTCCCGCCCTGGAGGACCTGAAACTCCTGGAACGGCTTCCCGTGTCGGTCATAGCCGAGAATATAAGGAGTCTTTATAACGTGGGGTCTCTCTTCAGAACCTCGGACGGGGCCGGCGTGGAGCACCTCTATCTCACGGGCTATACGGGGTATCCTCCCAGGAAGGAGATAGATAAAACGGCCCTGGGGAGCGTTGAAAGCGTTCCCTGGACGCATTGTCCCGATACAGCCGGGTCAATTCTCAATCTGAGGGCACAGGGATATCAAATTGTAACACTTGAACATACGGACAGGAGCGTTCCCTATACCGAGGCTCCATACCGCTTTCCTCTCTGCCTTGTCCTGGGAAATGAGGTATCGGGTATAACCGATGATATAGTAGCAAAAAGTGATCTCTCCGTGGAAATTCCCATGTTTGGTGTCAAACAATCGCTCAATGTTTCTGTCGCCTACGGGATAGTTGTTTATCACCTGGTGCAGGAGTATAAGGGAATCTCTAATAACTAA
- the nifS gene encoding cysteine desulfurase NifS, whose amino-acid sequence MEKVVYLDNNATTMVDPEVVDAMLPFLSKRYGNPSSMHSFGGDVGRDVVRAREQVARLLGAEHDYEIVFTGTGTESDNYAIMGTISFYRDRRHIITSRVEHPAILSLCKKLERDGYRITYVPVDREGNLDVQFLKSSVDDDTAIVSIMYANNETGVIFPVEEIGAFLKERGVPFHIDAVQAAGKIPIDVNKINCDLLSISGHKFHAPKGIGALYVRRGTRMRPMMYGGHQEKGRRPGTENVPGIIALGKAAELAMEHLKDDREMQRLRDKLEKGLLAKFGNSHLNGNRDRRVPNTTNIGFEYIEGEAILLLMNEFGIAASSGSACSSGSLEPSHVLRAMGVPFTSAHGSIRFSLSRFSVEEEIDHVLSVMPEVVNRLLEISPYWDNEKKQGLPINL is encoded by the coding sequence ATGGAAAAGGTCGTGTATCTGGATAACAACGCAACAACCATGGTTGACCCGGAAGTGGTCGATGCCATGCTCCCCTTTCTCTCGAAGAGATATGGCAATCCCTCAAGTATGCACAGCTTCGGCGGAGATGTGGGAAGGGATGTCGTCAGGGCCAGGGAACAGGTGGCCCGCCTGCTTGGTGCCGAGCATGATTATGAAATTGTGTTTACCGGCACGGGTACCGAGAGTGATAATTATGCCATCATGGGAACTATTTCCTTCTATAGGGACAGGCGTCATATCATAACCTCCCGCGTCGAGCATCCGGCCATACTCTCGCTTTGTAAAAAGCTGGAGCGTGATGGATACCGCATAACCTATGTACCCGTGGACAGGGAGGGGAACCTGGACGTTCAATTTCTGAAATCATCCGTTGATGACGATACGGCCATTGTGTCGATTATGTACGCCAACAATGAAACCGGAGTCATTTTTCCCGTGGAGGAGATCGGTGCATTTTTGAAAGAGAGGGGCGTCCCCTTTCATATAGACGCCGTTCAGGCAGCGGGAAAGATTCCTATCGACGTCAATAAAATCAACTGTGATCTCCTCTCCATTTCCGGACATAAATTTCACGCGCCCAAGGGAATCGGCGCACTGTATGTGCGCAGGGGGACCAGGATGCGGCCTATGATGTACGGTGGCCACCAGGAAAAGGGGAGGCGTCCCGGAACGGAAAATGTACCGGGAATAATAGCCCTGGGCAAGGCCGCGGAGCTTGCCATGGAGCACCTGAAAGATGACAGGGAGATGCAGCGTCTCCGCGACAAGCTCGAGAAGGGACTGCTGGCGAAATTCGGCAACTCACATCTCAACGGAAACCGCGACAGGAGAGTTCCCAATACAACGAACATCGGATTTGAATATATCGAAGGCGAGGCAATTTTGCTGCTCATGAACGAGTTTGGTATCGCCGCTTCCTCAGGCTCGGCCTGCTCATCGGGGTCTCTGGAGCCTTCCCATGTGCTTCGTGCCATGGGCGTTCCTTTTACTTCCGCACACGGCTCCATCCGCTTCAGCCTGAGCCGCTTCAGCGTTGAAGAGGAGATAGATCATGTCCTGTCAGTCATGCCGGAAGTAGTCAACCGCCTGCTGGAAATTTCACCCTACTGGGACAATGAAAAGAAACAGGGTCTGCCCATCAATCTCTGA
- a CDS encoding DUF2892 domain-containing protein, which translates to MQQNVGRADSYIRFMLGLAFLLNIYILSPGAIGTIIALAIGVSMWVSSWTHYCPLYTLLKISTVEDGGPKEPAEPVSHSH; encoded by the coding sequence ATGCAACAGAATGTGGGAAGAGCCGACAGCTACATCAGGTTCATGCTGGGCCTGGCATTTTTACTCAATATCTACATCCTCTCACCGGGCGCGATCGGAACGATCATAGCCCTTGCCATTGGAGTATCGATGTGGGTTTCCTCCTGGACCCATTATTGTCCGCTGTATACACTGCTGAAAATAAGCACAGTGGAAGACGGCGGTCCGAAAGAACCGGCGGAACCCGTTTCTCATTCACATTGA
- a CDS encoding tRNA CCA-pyrophosphorylase, translating into MNIGTYSYEEYVRIVTSFHGSAAPGLIIGGFMVDLALKNLPEGDFFDAICETPVCLPDAIQLLTPCTIGNGWLTVLGFGKFAVTLFEKNSGEGIRVYLDMDKLKNWPEVNSWFLKLKTKKEQDYDLLMGQIKQAGHDLLSIQKVRVEPEKLRRKKMGPVALCPDCGEAYPTKDGSRCRSCDGDTPYLRLAIS; encoded by the coding sequence ATGAATATAGGCACCTATTCCTATGAAGAGTATGTCAGAATCGTCACATCTTTTCACGGCAGTGCCGCCCCGGGCCTCATCATCGGCGGATTCATGGTGGACCTGGCCCTTAAAAACCTTCCAGAGGGCGATTTCTTCGATGCCATATGCGAAACGCCCGTATGTCTCCCCGACGCCATTCAGCTGCTCACGCCATGCACCATCGGTAACGGCTGGCTCACCGTCCTCGGCTTCGGAAAATTCGCTGTGACCCTGTTCGAAAAGAACAGCGGTGAAGGAATACGGGTATATCTTGATATGGACAAGCTGAAAAACTGGCCCGAGGTGAACAGCTGGTTCCTCAAGCTGAAAACGAAAAAGGAGCAGGATTACGATCTTCTGATGGGTCAGATAAAGCAGGCCGGCCATGACCTTCTCAGCATACAGAAAGTGCGCGTTGAACCGGAAAAATTACGCCGAAAAAAAATGGGACCCGTTGCACTGTGCCCCGATTGCGGCGAGGCATACCCGACAAAAGACGGCAGCCGGTGCCGGAGCTGCGATGGAGATACACCGTATCTCCGCCTCGCCATCAGCTGA
- a CDS encoding glycoside hydrolase → MKNRTRAFLATLMCTIMLPLQTTSASDSAALREEIIRTAREYLGTAYRYGDTGSRGFDCSGFTMHVFSLHGISLARTTTGQFKNGTEVPIDRARPGDLVFFNIRKNRISHVGIYLGDDTFIHAPSSGKKVMVSSLKAPYWKDRFAGVVSYFNE, encoded by the coding sequence ATGAAAAACCGAACCAGGGCATTCCTTGCAACTCTCATGTGCACGATCATGCTCCCGCTGCAAACTACAAGCGCTTCCGACAGTGCAGCGTTGCGCGAAGAAATTATCAGGACCGCCCGTGAATACCTGGGCACGGCGTATCGTTACGGCGATACGGGCTCCCGGGGATTCGATTGTTCCGGTTTTACCATGCATGTTTTCAGCCTTCACGGAATCAGCCTGGCGCGAACAACAACGGGACAATTTAAAAATGGAACCGAAGTACCCATTGACAGAGCCAGACCGGGCGACCTTGTATTTTTCAATATCCGGAAAAACCGCATCTCGCACGTGGGAATATACCTTGGTGATGATACATTCATCCACGCCCCCAGTTCCGGCAAGAAGGTAATGGTGAGTTCGTTGAAGGCCCCTTACTGGAAAGACCGTTTTGCCGGAGTCGTATCCTATTTTAACGAATGA
- the trpS gene encoding tryptophan--tRNA ligase, whose amino-acid sequence MSRILSGIQPSGTLHIGNYFAMMKPMIEFQRNHELFCFIVNYHAMTSVEDGDYLRKNTLEAAIDFLALGLDPDKCHFWVQSDVPEVTELTWILSCHTSLGLLERSHSYKDKVAKGITPSAGLYTYPILMAADILLYNAQIVPVGKDQKQHLEITRDVALRFNNTYGDIFTIPEPLISEDLAVIPGVDGQKMSKSYDNTINIFEDEKSLKKKVMRIVTDSTPVEEPKNPETCNLFALYKLFAEPEKTAELKERYLKGGIGYGEVKKELNGMIWEFFAPFREQRQRYAGDPGEVFNILKKGADKTRVVAAVTLDKIKTAVGLKYN is encoded by the coding sequence ATGTCACGCATACTTTCGGGAATACAGCCCTCGGGCACCCTGCACATAGGCAACTACTTCGCCATGATGAAGCCCATGATAGAGTTCCAGAGAAATCATGAACTCTTCTGTTTTATTGTCAATTACCATGCCATGACCAGCGTGGAGGACGGTGACTACCTCAGGAAGAACACCCTGGAGGCAGCCATTGATTTCCTTGCCCTGGGTCTCGATCCCGACAAGTGCCACTTCTGGGTGCAGTCCGACGTACCCGAGGTGACTGAGCTGACCTGGATACTCTCCTGCCATACCTCCCTGGGGCTGCTGGAAAGAAGTCACAGCTACAAGGATAAGGTGGCCAAGGGCATCACTCCCAGTGCCGGTCTCTACACCTATCCAATTCTCATGGCCGCCGATATCCTGCTCTATAACGCCCAGATAGTGCCCGTGGGAAAAGACCAGAAGCAGCACCTGGAGATCACCCGCGACGTGGCCCTGCGCTTCAACAACACCTACGGCGATATTTTCACCATACCCGAGCCGCTCATCTCCGAGGACCTGGCCGTTATCCCCGGCGTCGACGGGCAAAAAATGTCCAAAAGCTACGACAACACCATAAACATCTTCGAGGATGAAAAGTCCCTGAAAAAAAAGGTGATGCGCATCGTAACCGATTCAACTCCCGTGGAGGAACCGAAAAATCCCGAAACCTGCAACCTCTTCGCCCTGTATAAACTCTTTGCCGAACCGGAGAAAACCGCCGAACTGAAGGAACGCTACCTGAAGGGCGGCATCGGATACGGTGAGGTCAAGAAGGAACTCAACGGCATGATCTGGGAATTCTTCGCACCCTTCCGCGAGCAGCGGCAGCGCTATGCCGGCGACCCCGGCGAGGTTTTCAACATACTGAAAAAGGGCGCGGACAAGACACGCGTCGTGGCAGCCGTGACCCTGGATAAAATCAAGACGGCCGTGGGCCTGAAATACAACTGA
- a CDS encoding methyltransferase codes for MLKITAPPLPPKLSTPAYPITGSCSTMKNLTTKYPFPEDCKMNKKNYLIFPDQGKIYFHTIEEARFIYDEIFIKKEYLRHGITLKHGDTVFDAGANIGMFSLFASRECGNDISMYAFEPIPETFSILKKNIDALDHRGRIKLFNMGLTRLDGPREAVFTCYTAMSGNSTMNRAEKEKMYHDTDPDDVLHLLKETNPAVYFLLMILYPARRWLIRNKIEKSLAAREVKCPLTSLSSVMREFSVTTIDLLKIDTEGAELDILRGIADGDWPKIRQIVMEVHDIDGRLAAVSDLLKKKGFAHVVAEQPHWCEVIKSPTYNLYARR; via the coding sequence GAAATTATCAACGCCCGCTTATCCAATAACCGGTTCTTGTTCCACCATGAAAAACCTGACAACGAAATATCCCTTTCCAGAGGATTGTAAAATGAATAAAAAAAATTACCTTATATTCCCGGACCAGGGAAAGATTTATTTTCACACCATCGAGGAAGCACGTTTCATATATGATGAGATTTTCATTAAAAAAGAATACCTGCGCCACGGCATCACCCTGAAACACGGCGATACGGTCTTCGACGCCGGGGCCAATATAGGCATGTTTTCCCTTTTTGCCTCCCGTGAATGCGGTAATGACATCTCCATGTACGCCTTTGAGCCCATACCCGAGACATTTTCAATTCTTAAAAAAAATATTGACGCCCTGGATCACAGAGGCCGCATCAAATTATTCAACATGGGACTGACCCGCCTCGATGGGCCCCGTGAAGCGGTCTTTACCTGCTATACCGCCATGAGCGGCAATTCCACCATGAACAGGGCTGAAAAAGAAAAAATGTACCATGACACCGATCCCGATGATGTACTGCATCTGCTGAAAGAGACCAATCCCGCCGTTTACTTTCTTCTCATGATTCTCTACCCCGCACGACGATGGCTCATACGGAATAAAATTGAAAAGTCCCTGGCGGCGCGTGAAGTGAAATGTCCCCTTACTTCCCTTTCATCGGTTATGCGGGAATTTTCCGTAACAACCATAGATCTCCTGAAAATTGACACTGAAGGCGCCGAACTGGACATCCTGAGGGGAATCGCCGACGGCGACTGGCCGAAAATCCGGCAGATAGTCATGGAAGTGCATGATATTGACGGCCGGCTCGCAGCGGTATCGGATCTGCTGAAAAAGAAGGGCTTTGCCCATGTAGTTGCCGAACAACCGCACTGGTGCGAAGTGATCAAATCACCCACCTATAATCTATACGCCCGCAGGTGA
- a CDS encoding thioredoxin-dependent thiol peroxidase: MIKEGSKAPQFTLKDDTGSSIKLSDFKGKKVVLYFYPRDNTPGCTKEACGFRDVYDEIMARGAVVMGISTDSAESHQKFKLKFGLPFYLLVDKDHKIAEKYGAWGEKKMYGKTSEGLIRSTFIIDEDGKVIKVFPKVKPDEHAIEVLAII, from the coding sequence ATGATAAAAGAAGGATCAAAAGCACCTCAATTCACCCTTAAGGACGACACGGGCAGCAGCATCAAACTCTCCGATTTTAAAGGGAAAAAAGTTGTGCTGTATTTCTATCCCCGCGACAATACGCCGGGATGCACGAAGGAGGCCTGCGGTTTCCGTGATGTCTATGATGAGATCATGGCGCGGGGAGCCGTGGTAATGGGTATAAGCACCGATTCGGCCGAATCGCACCAGAAATTCAAACTGAAGTTCGGCCTCCCCTTCTACCTCCTCGTTGATAAAGATCACAAGATTGCGGAAAAATACGGCGCCTGGGGCGAGAAAAAGATGTACGGTAAAACATCGGAAGGCCTGATCAGGTCCACCTTCATAATCGATGAAGATGGAAAGGTCATCAAGGTTTTCCCGAAAGTGAAACCGGACGAGCATGCCATAGAAGTGCTGGCAATTATTTAA
- a CDS encoding flagellar hook protein FlgE, whose amino-acid sequence MMRSLFAGVSGLKNHQTRMDVVGNNISNVNTYGFKYSRVSFQDMLSQTIAGAAKPEENKGGVNPKQVGLGMTIASIDRIFTQGSLQTTGNQTDLAMSGDGFFVVADGDKKFYTRAGAFGLDKDGMLVNPGNGLKVQGWMATRNESGQMVVNPSGSTEDIIVPIFGKIEARETNNIRYKCNLDSRSSVVPPNATGRMRASAGVTTNIDVYDKQGNAHRLTMIFWKTEPNQWTASAAIADTNTAMTLDVPAGGGQTNQSNPSAKINLRFSPDGRLVSVADESSPDELNQGDLMVNANYRVAGDPNVRTIALNLGKSNLMTGITQFSSESTTKAVEQDGYTMGYMESFNIDNSGMITGVYSNGTKQFVGQVSTAVFTNPQGLTAVGDNLFEVSNNSGMANIGPAGQAGRGKIVAGSLEMSNVDLSEQFTDMIVTQRGFQANSRTITTSDQMLQELINLKR is encoded by the coding sequence ATGATGCGATCATTGTTTGCCGGCGTTTCGGGCTTAAAAAACCATCAGACCAGGATGGATGTTGTTGGTAACAATATATCCAATGTCAACACCTATGGCTTCAAATACAGCAGGGTTTCCTTCCAGGATATGCTTTCACAGACGATAGCCGGAGCAGCAAAGCCTGAAGAGAACAAGGGCGGCGTCAACCCGAAACAGGTCGGACTTGGTATGACCATTGCTTCCATTGACAGGATTTTCACACAGGGCAGCCTTCAGACCACGGGAAACCAGACCGACCTGGCCATGTCCGGCGACGGATTTTTCGTTGTGGCCGACGGGGACAAAAAGTTTTATACGCGCGCCGGTGCTTTCGGACTCGACAAAGACGGCATGCTGGTAAACCCCGGAAACGGCCTCAAGGTCCAGGGATGGATGGCCACACGTAATGAATCGGGCCAGATGGTAGTCAATCCCAGCGGATCAACGGAAGACATTATTGTCCCCATATTCGGAAAGATAGAAGCACGTGAAACGAATAACATACGATATAAATGCAACCTGGACTCCCGCAGTTCAGTTGTTCCGCCCAACGCAACAGGAAGAATGAGAGCCTCGGCCGGTGTCACGACCAACATAGACGTCTATGACAAGCAGGGAAATGCCCACCGTCTCACTATGATATTCTGGAAAACAGAACCAAACCAGTGGACCGCATCGGCCGCCATAGCCGACACGAATACCGCCATGACACTGGATGTTCCGGCAGGCGGCGGACAGACAAACCAGAGCAATCCCAGTGCAAAAATCAACCTTAGATTCTCCCCTGACGGACGACTCGTTTCCGTAGCCGACGAATCTTCACCGGACGAACTGAACCAGGGAGATTTAATGGTGAACGCCAACTACCGCGTTGCAGGAGATCCCAATGTACGGACCATCGCCCTCAACCTGGGAAAATCCAATCTCATGACGGGCATTACGCAGTTCTCATCGGAATCGACGACCAAGGCCGTGGAGCAGGATGGGTATACCATGGGATACATGGAATCTTTTAACATAGACAATTCCGGCATGATCACCGGCGTGTATTCCAACGGAACAAAACAGTTCGTCGGACAGGTATCCACGGCAGTTTTCACCAATCCCCAGGGACTCACGGCCGTGGGCGATAATCTTTTCGAGGTTTCCAATAACTCGGGAATGGCCAATATCGGCCCTGCGGGACAGGCAGGCCGCGGCAAGATCGTGGCAGGATCTCTGGAGATGTCAAACGTTGACCTTTCCGAGCAGTTCACAGACATGATCGTAACACAGCGCGGTTTCCAGGCCAATTCAAGAACAATCACGACATCGGACCAGATGCTCCAGGAGCTTATCAATCTCAAACGTTAA